Below is a genomic region from Raphanus sativus cultivar WK10039 chromosome 4, ASM80110v3, whole genome shotgun sequence.
AAAAGGTTTGTTCTTCATGAGTTTACACAAATTGAGAATTTGAGATTATTGCCATGGTGACGATCAGAATCTTTTAACAATCataaatttttggatattttaaaGTCTTAATGTTTTGTTCTTTGGCGTTTGGCTTTGAGGAAAGCTAAGATAGTAGGGATGCCTAACAATTGCATTTACTACCATTTATCATTGTCATGCTTAGAATGTAATTACTCTCTGGTTTTGGCTTGAATAGTTATGAAGCATTCATTGGTGGAACTAAAAGTATCCAGTTCAAGATTTGTTCTTAGTAGTACTAGTCAATCATTTGTTTATCAATTTCAGTCTCTCATTTGTCTCTATTTCTTTGGTTAAAGGTACTTTCCTTGAAAAAACATATTGATTTTCGTGTTATGAACTTATGTTTGTTTTATGATATGTAGACGTCTTGATAATATATCACTTTCATACAAAGCTCGTTGAGGTGTGCTCAAATGGTTGATCTTCAAGAGGGGCTGCCAGTCTCCTCATCTTCATCCTCGTCCTCCTCATCGCTGCCAGTCTCCTCATCTTCATCCTCGTCCTCCTCATCGTCTCTTTCACTATCAACAATGCAATTCGATATAGAACTGTGGATGGTTGCCGAAGAAAGGGCTCAGGAGATACTGAACACCATTCAACCAATCATTGTTTCAGACAGGAGTAGGAATGAGATAGTCTATTATCTCCAAACCCTTGTTAAAGATCGTCTTGGACTTGAGGTTAGAACTTTGGTGCTCCAGTTGACTTGCTtggctttctgttttttttttttttttgctttctgtTTTGTTGATTAgataaaaagatataaatatatttatggtGATTAGTTGAACGTTTGTTTGATGAACTCTCCTTCCATTAGTCTACATTCCTTAGGAATGTTGTATCATATGATGTATGGTTGCAATGTTGCACAAGTTTTCTCGCTGTGTGATCAGATTTGGAGTCATGACTATTTTATTGTGGCCCTAAACCATCCTACAcgcatattttattaatattatattgtatCTACCAGGTCTTTAATTTTGGTTCGGTGCCACTAAAAACCTACCTCCCAGATGGAGATATTGATCTGACAGTCCTAACTCCTCAAGATAAGGAAGAGGACTTGGCTAAAGCATTGTGCAAAATGCTTGAAGCTGAAGACGGAGAATCTGATTTCGATGTTACCGATGTTCAGTATATCCAAGCACAGGTTTGCTTCGTTGCTTTCAGGTTTTGAATCTAGTCTGTTTTCCTCATGAAAACTCATTTCATGCTTATAGGTCAAGGTCATAAAGTGCAAGATCAGGAACGTTGCTGTGGATATATCCTTTAATCAAGTGGCAGGACTATCAGCTTTATGTTTTCTGGAGCAGGTAAGCCACTTAGTTCTTCCATGACCCATCTATACTCAGCTGGTTTTGGTAAATCAttgatttggtttcttttgtTAGGTTGACCAAATTTTTGGTAGAGACCACCTGTTCAAACGTAGCATCATTTTGGTCAAGGCATGGTGCTATTATGAGAGCCGTATTCTCGGTTCCAACACTGGTTTGATTTCAACATATGCATTGGCAGTACTAGTCTTGCATATTATCAACATATCTTATGCATCAGTATCTGGCCCTTTAGcggtgagattttttttaaaaaatatgatcctATTTTGGCATAGGTTTCAAGAATAAATGTGGTATTTAttatgtgttcaaaaaaaaaaagtggtatGTATTTATTATCATCAACAGGTACTGTTTAAGTTTTTGGATTACTATGCATCATTTGATTGGGGTAACAACTGTGTCACGGTCTATGGTCCTGTCCTGATATCTTCTCTTCCAGATATGAAAGGTACGAATTCTGAACTCACAAGACACTTCTCTTCCTTGTTCCTTTATTTAGAGACTTGCTTTCTGTAGAAACCGAGCATCATGAAGTTGTCTTGAACGAGAAGTTCGTTAGAGAATGCATGGAGTCATATTCGTTTTCAACTAAAGCTGCTGAAGCAAACGGCCGTTACTTTCCTGTGAGGCATTTCAACATAGTGGATCCTTTGAAACACAGTAACAACCTTGGCCGAAGTGTGACACAAGGTACTCTCATTgatcaaatatttgtaaaacCGCGAAACTAAAAAAAGAAGCTAATGATGTGGTCTCTCTTTTGTGTAAATCTTGTTAGGCAATGTGCAACGTTTAAAACATGCGTTTACTCTAGGAGCTAGAAAGATCAAAGATGTTCTTACACTACCTGGAGAAACCATGGGCTGGAAACTAGAGAAGTTCTTTTGTAATTCATTGGACAGAAACGGTAAGGGAGAAAGACTAGACGTGGAGGAACCTGTCACGGCTTTTGGTACTGGAAGATCAGAATTGTCTGAGCTCAGAGGAGATTTTGAAGGATACTTCCAGAGTCTTGTATATGGGAAGTGGTTTCATGGTGAAACTCAGTTATGGATCCCTCAGGGTCATGACACAAATTCTTGGGACAATGTGAATGGCCAAAGGAGTGGTTTCTATTGGAGGAGGGTGGATGGAGCAACCTCGTTGCAGAACATGAGAAGATCAATAGGAACAGGCACTTTCATTCCGGAAATGGTACATTCACCACTACTTAGTCTTTAACTtagtatttgaattttttttaaaggaattGATTCTGAATTTGTATGAGTTAATGGTTTTGTTTATTCTATTTGCAGAGACAAGAATCTTATACAAACAGGTCCAGTAGCAAACCGAAGACAGTGAAATCATTGCCTTCAACATCTCAGTCTTAACAGTTCAAACAGAATATTTAAATTGGTATTTTTGCATAATAACTTAGGTTTAAACAATgacaaaaagtttttttttttttttttgcaatggTGCTAAACATGAATTTCAAGTGGTCGAAGATATGCTTCTTTTTAGAATGGTAATTGAGTTTTATGTTGACCTGTAGTTCATTTAAAGATCTTTTGGACAGAAGAATGTTTCATGTTAAATAGATTTAGTAATGACTTTGATCTGATTAGCTCTAGTCTACCAAACAAAACAGCCCAAAAATAACGTGAGATAGTTACCTTTTGAGCAAAAACGTGAGATAGTAtcaaaattgtaatatttattattattacattgCCATGACGCTAGCTTGGAAGAAGTAGTTCTAGTTTGGTCTGAAAGAGAGGTTGCTCTCACTCGTTAGTGGATAATTGAGGGCCCACCAGAAATCTTTTATGTCTTTTTTCTTATCCACGTCTGCTTTCTATGATGACGATATACTTTGAAAGCACGACGTCATCTCTCACCATCAGTATATCTCGAGAACATGGCAGGTCGCTAGGACTCTAGGAGGATTCGTAATAGATATATTCTCATGAACTTTAAGTTAGTCAATGGCGTTTTCATGGAACTCGTAATCCTCGTCGGTCGTAAACTTCATTCGCCACTGATTATATCATATCCTTATTATCTAGCTATTCTCTATGAAAGGCAccaatatttaaaagattaggTTAACTAAAGTTTGACGActaaaacagatctagcaaagAATTGAGAAATtacctttttcaaaaaacaaaaaacaaaaatagatttgAGAAATTATCACAcgatattttggtttatttgcgtattccttcttttctctttttcaaGGTAAGAGGCGGCATATGCCAAGTTAggtaattattttagtttagttgacaaaaaaaggtaattattttagttgttattaatttttttttttgccattttAAAGAGTTTTATTACGGGCCTAAGCCCGACGACCAAAGTACAACAACAAACCCCAAAAACATTGGGCTAATCTAAAGAAAACGACAAAAGGGACAAAAGTCCAAACTAAAAACATCTAGTTGCATCTCTTCTCGCCACGCGTCGAGAAATGCGCAGACGACTCCCACGTATCAAGACTCACATGAACACGCGTTATCCTGAGACGCCACCAACCTACATCACCGGAGAAGACGCAAACCACCAATGGTTTCGTCGGGACACGCCGGTGCCTGTAGTCGCGTCACCCATCTATTCTTCCAAGGCTCCATTGAACGGAGAGCTTCATCGAGAACAACCCCGAGATCACGTTCAGAGCCGCTTGAGTCACCATCGCCATCATCGAAGCTCCTTCACCGGAGAGCATACCTCAAAAATAGAGATCTCATCTGGAAGCGAAGCCACCATACCCACCAAAGTCATCAATCGGAAACCATAGAGTCCCAAAACCGAAGCCGCCGTCGAAACGCATGTACCGTACGATGCGGAGGTAGAAACCGGTAATTCGCCCTGAAAAGACAAGGCGCAACGCCGGAGTCAAAGTCGGCCGACCACCAAAGAGAGATGCGTCGCCGGAagcaaagaaaaacacaaacataaaagcaaaaaaccgagcacaaaaagaagaaaaggagaagtTAGACCGATGGTGATATCTGTTTCCGGCCGTCGCCGAAAGTCTCGCAGTCGGCCGAAAACAGATATCACCGCCGGTGCTTTTTAGTGAGAAGATGGAGCTCTTATCCTAGAGAGAAAAGAACAGAGTTAATTACAAAGCAGCGAAGTGGAGAACAAAAAGAtagttgttattaatttatgtagATAGTAACGCATTAATCAATCTTTATTTgttgaaatttaataaattttaaatttctttcaGCCCCCACTTCTTATTATAATGAAAATAGGGTCCCGATGTTACCTACGTGTCTATTATAGTAACATTCTTATTAACTTGTACTAGCGCTTTTCTAAACGAGACACCATCATTAAAATTTGAGCAACGTAATTATTAACTTCTTCTGTGGCTAGAAGGTTAGATATTTGAGATGAATACCGCTAatcatatacaaaataatatgagTCTGACTGAATAGTGGTTAGAGTAAATAAAAGAGGTGAAAAACTTATTACTCTTGTTTACTCTAAAATTTTACCACTCAATAGAATTATCTCTCCTCTAAGTTACTATTTAAGCAAAGAAAAACATACACTCATTGTTACTCTAGATTTAATGGGACTAacacatttttttcatttcttctcTTTCCCACTTCGTTATTTTCCTCTCATTTTCACTTTTGGTATTTCTCTcttttactctataaattaCCAATCACAACCATAGAACATACATTACACTTGAAGGTTCGAGTGGCACATGCTCGTATAAGAAAATGGAACAATTTTATAAGGAATTTTCCGCTATCTGGGCTACTTCTTCAGTCTGCATTGGCAAATAATAGCAAGTGTCTCCTTTGTTTACGTTGCTATTTGATAACATAcgatcaaatttaaatattaagttAATTCGTGCAAATGAGTTCCTCTAGTTACGCTTAAACTCTTCAAGAAGATACTGATTTTCAGTAATGAGAAACAATCCAATGTCTCAGATAAACTGTGTGGTCAATGAATCTTTTGAAAAGTTTGTTAACGGTACATTGATTTAGATCAACATTATTAAAAAGCCTCGCACCATCTATATGTCGTCTTATCAATTCACCAACAACTATACGACTTGTCATAGAACAAAGCATGCAATGATGGATCATTACAGTAAAAGAAGATAACAtaagttgtcaaaaaaaaaaagaagataacatAAAGAAATTAAAGAAACTTAAAAGTAAGAAATGGCCATGTTATGAATCCATCATGCCCATTGTTTGCCAATTTCAACAAAGTTAATTGGCCCTCCTAACTTAATAATTCAatgtttcttttcttatatAGTTATTTACATGATATTTATATACAACATCACATTCTCTTCTTTTACCCTaaacacaagaagaagaagaaaaacccCATATACACGAATCCTCTTATTTACCATTTGATTTTATTGTTATCTTAAAGGTATATATAGCTGCAGAAATGGATGCAAGGAAGATTAATCTTCACGTTTTATTACTCTCTTTCTTACTCATCTCCGAAGTTCCATTGATTCTTGGGTTGAGTACGAGAGGCAATACTAGATCGGAGACGGAAGTATTGTATGGCGGAGAGTACTCCCCGGCGATGAAGAGCAGGAAGTTGATGGCTACAAACTTGAAAGTTGATTATTCAGGTGATTATCATGATGGAGCATCATTAGCATCACCATCACCACCAGTGcctgattatgatgatgatatcTATAAAAGGCAAGGCGATGTTCCAAGCCCCGGTATTGGCCACTGATAATACGTTTTCATGTGTATAGtgatacacacatatatacactttttgcgctatatatatttatacatacatGTTTActtgtttatatatgtttttgttgtAATAAGGTCGTCTCCGTATGATCATTTTATGTTGCTTTtccattttttcatttttattgtcTTTCAAAGTGATGAACTCCTATTGAATTGCCTTCATTTCCTTGTGTTGATGAGAGTTTCTTGTATGTATGTAATAGTACTCATTAGATAAACCTGCATTTGTCCTTTGTAAAAATGTTTTCGCTTACTAAAAGATGTTACataaaagttaatataatttCCATGCTTTTCTTCCTTAAgtccttttctattttttattagagtgtgaattatttagtttttagtttttacataCATAGAACAACAGACGAACCAAATTGGGTTAAACTAGtatttagtaatatattaatcctatatattatatagtttccAACAATACTATTGAGACTGAAAAGGAGGAAAACACAAAAACATTCCGTCAGTTGGTAACAAAAAGAACAGTGCCATAGTTAGTGTCAGTTGTACAGTTTTGACTTTTATGACTCTTGAAGACTTGAACCTTCACCAAGAGTTGTATTTACAAATTATACTAACAACGACAATTATACTTTATACAAGTTATGACTATGGGCCGTTAATAAAGCATATAACACACATAAAATCTTTCACATGggggagttttttttttctaaaaaaaacttTCACATGGGGAGTTATTGTGTGAATTACACCTTCATGAATGTTCCTTCAAAATAAgatgataaattaattaaatagcAAAACACGCAAAGTAAATTTTAGACCAACAAACTGTATGATTCTAACACCAACAAACTGAATGATTCTAATACCATAAGAGAGTTTGCGGACAGATACACAGTCACTATTTAAAAAGCATAGCAATTTCATTACTTGACCCAAAAAAGAAGCAATTTCATTATTATTCTCCCATAATCTATTACTATCAGGGACAAAAAGAACACTGTACCAGTGATAAACTCTTGACTCTTGAACCACTAACCAAGACAAGTTGTATTAATTCAATAATTCGCAAACTATAATAgcgaaaattattaaaaaaagatatgGCTTCAGAGCATTCAAAAAGGGGTGCCTGTCTAAAATCCCCTATGGGAAGTTATCGTGTCGTATGTGATTTTCAGCACCCCTCATACCGTTAATCTCTGCCctcttcttattatatatatatatatatatatatatatatatatatatatatatatatttaattttgatgatatttcaaaatagattttgatcTCTATACTTCATACTTTCTCCGtttcatatataaatgttttagaGTAATgcgcaaaaaattaaaaaatctacaTTCTTCTAAAAGATCATTTCTAGagacataattttaaaatcattcgAACAGTTACAAAAACGACAGAAAAAACCTTATCGATTGaaaaatttctaataaaattaaaactaacgttaaaatctcaaaatatcttatattttaaaataacatgacatttttataatatcatataatttgaaatagagggaataatattttgtatgttcaCCACCATTACTCGCAAGTTTTGCATTTCAGTACAGTATACAAGTCTTGTACATAAAAGAAAGGAGAGAACATATGTTGTCTACGTCTGAGTGATGCATACACCAAACTGAAAAGTACACCATTCCCAAAATCACGTATGAAGCTTGGGacggtataatatatatacatttggtCTTTTGCTTCTTATAACACCAATGTTGGTGTGAACGAGTGATTTGTCGTCATGCATCACATATTCGCATGCATATAATACTAATACATTATATGACTGGGTGGAATGTCCCTTTAAGCATGCACTGAATCCACCGACCAGTCTACTAGAtgtttaaaatgatataatacTAGAAGATTGATTGTGAAGAGCAAGCTGAATCGATTAGGAATCGTATTCCGATCCAGTTTTGTAACTGTTTGATTACAATAATGTCAAAAGTGAGAAAGTGGTCGAGATATAtacaaatctattttttttttgtaagtggCAGTTGAATGTATAAAGGTTGAACTTCTGAAACACGTAACTAAAGGGAtagaaagaaacataaaattaaagcAAAACTGAAAAAGGAGCACCAATCAATGACTTTAAATTCAACATTTTCAAACACATACTCCTTCCCtttcaaaaaatacatattctagttaaaaattattaaaaaaatatatattttacgtttttaatgtattaattaataaaaaattatgaatttccAAAAATTTAACGGTAGTTATTagatttctattggttaaaaattattaaaaattgttattcacaaaacaatatagttttaatatgttttttaatacatgtgaaatattttaaataggtatctttttaaaacaaatgaaTATATTTCTAATTCTTTTTGAGATTTTTCCTGGTACTTATGATGTGATTTAGATTTGAAAATTGGAAAAGatcagaaaaaggaaaaatctctaaaaagatatcttttaaattatttcattcCTCTATGTTCTATCAAAAAGCACAAAATAATCTTATTTAGACTTTACATCAATAAAGCTagatgttgatttttttttaaaagcaaaaaattaaatagatgTTTCAGATACAAAGGATAATGCCATTAAACCACTTAAAAGGTTTACAATTGTATAAAGACTTATTTTATTCAATGATTCTATATCCtgctattttatttattttttattaatggtAAAAATCTTAAATACTTTGTTTTTGATATACCTTTTCATTAATATCTTTGCATTATAATCTATTTAATCTACCATTATTTTCAGTTTACCAGTAACCTCTTTATAAAAAATGTAGAAATAAAAAACGTAATTTGaatagttattaattattatagaaACCAATTactactaatttttttaataattacaagGGAAAACGCGTTTTCCACATCTTTAaccaaaaaagagaaaaaaaaagaaaagaaaagaaaagaaaagattggTTAGAAAATTACTGATTTTACGTCAACACGACACATAAGTGTTCGAAAGGCCCTTCGTTGCTCTCAACTGAAAAACTGAAACCtttgaacagaaaaaaaaaaactaaaaactttggttttctttttcaatCGATGAACAAATCTGGAGCTGCATCAATGGCGTAAACTCTGTTGGTAAGTAAgtagagaaaatgaaaaagagcatttttttatttttaattttcttttcgtAAAAGATGTAACTATCACTCACGTGTTTGTGTCTCTTCACCTGTAAATGATTCTCGCCACGTTTGCTCTTTCAAGCATGTGGAGAGGCTGTGAGCTCTTCTTATCTTTTTCATTTCGCtccatttctcaaaaaaaataaaaaaaaaatcgaaactttacCAAAATTTTCTGTAAGTGGAAACAATTACAAATGTGGGCTTGTGAGGCAATAAAGCTAATAATTGATTTTACACCATTTATAGCTTAAAAAGCTTAATGCTCTGTGTGAAGTcaattgattttctttttttttttaattttgctgGTGGATTCAGTTCTCATTGTTGAAAAAGGTTAAAGCTTTAGGGTTATTTATGGTTCTTTTGCTTGTGGGTTTATCTTAATTTTACACCATTTATAGCTTAAAAAGCTTGATGCTTTGTGTGAAgtcaattgattttttttgttttgctggTGGGTTCTCTCATTGTTAAAAAAGGTTAGAGCTTTAGGGTTTTTAATGGCTCTTTTGCTTGTGGGTTTATCTTAATTTTGGGTAAAAAAAGAATCCCAATCAGATAATAGATAGCATGTGCGTGAATGTGACCtactttgttttggttttggaaAAACATTGTTGAGTTGTCTTCTTTAATTGCTCACTCTCTTTGGCTTTTGACAAGACTCTTCCTTTTCCCCCTTTTTCCCAAATTACCAAACTTTCTTTGGATGAGATTCAAGAAATcacttttttttctgtttccaGGTTCTTTAGGCTGAAGAGGTTTTGAGTAAACAAGCCATGGATCTCAATTTTGGGAAATGCTGTGGTTCTAAGAAGGTTTGTTTgattttagtattttagattttgtttgtGAGGACTCTTCTGATGAGGTTTTTAGAAACTGTGTGCAGAAGGAGTCATGGAGGTCTGTTATGCTTCTTGCTTACCAGAGTCTTGGTGTTGTCTATGGAGACTTGAGTATTTCTCCTCTTTACGTCTTCAAGAGCACTTTCGCTGAAGACATTCGTCACTCCGAGACAAACGAAGAGATCTTTGGTGTTCTGTCTTTTGTCTTTTGGACTCTTACTCTGGTCCCTTTGCTTAAGTATGTCTTCATTGTCCTTCGTGCTGATGATAATGGAGAAGGTAGTGAGAGACAGAGACTCTCTCAGACAGACATATGTCTCAGACTCTCTCGTTGCTTATGTTAAGTTTTTGTGTGTCTCAGGTGGAACTTTTGCTTTGTACTCACTCATTTGCCGTCATGTCAAAGTTAGCCTCCTCCCAAACCGGCAAGTGGCTGATGAGGCGCTGTCCACTTATAAACTGGAGCATCCGCCGGAGAAGAACCATGACTCTTGCGTGAAGAGATATCTTGAGAAGCACAAGTGGTTACACACTGCTTTGCTGCTTCTGGTTCTTCTCGGGACTTGTATGGTCATCGGAGATGGACTTCTCACTCCAGCTATCTCCGGTAACCttagcttctctctctctctgtgtctATGTCTAATTACTGTCTGAAACAGTTTATAAtcttttgtgttttcttgtaTGTAGTTTTCTCTGCTGTGTCAGGTCTTGAGATGAATATGTCCAAAGAACATCACCAATGTAAGTACACAAtgtctttgtttaatgtttACCTTTAGTTCTTACTGAATGATCTATGGTTTCCTTCCTTGCAGATGCAGTGATTCCTATAACATGCTTCATACTAGTCTGCCTTTTCGCGCTTCAGCATTTCGGAACACACCGTGTTGGTTTTGTTTTCGCGCCTATTGTCCTCACATGGCTTCTCTGTATAAGCGGTATCGGCTTGTACAATATAATACAGTGGAATCCTCATGTCTACAAGGCTCTTTCTCCTAAATACATGTTCATGTTCCTGAGGAAGACCAGAGTAAGTGGATGGATGTCTCTTGGTGGGATCTTGTTGTGTATAACCGGTGAGTTATATTACTAATCACAAAATCTGTTTTTACtcataaatttgaaaaatgtcAGGCAGTTTAAAACTTGTTGAGTCTTTGTTTGTTTTAGGTGCTGAGGCCATGTTTGCTGATCTTGGTCACTTCAACTATGCTGCAATTCAGGCAAGTTTCTAATTTAGTTTGCTTTTActcagtgttctaaaaatcggtctagAGGAATGACaagtttctattttagtttGCTTTTActcagtgttctaaaaatcggtttaGACGAGTGATtctgtgtgttttgttttggttgtaGATTGCGTTTACCTTCTTGGTTTATCCAGCTCTAATATTAGCATACATGGGACAAGCTGCTTACCTATCACAGCATCACAACTCTGCTCACGCCATTGGATTCTACATCTCCGTGCCAAGTCAGCATCTTTACCTTTGTTTTCAAACTCTTGACTCCATTTGAGAAACTGATTCTTTTATTGGTTTTTTGATAAATCAGAATGTGTGCACTGGCCTGTGCTAATGATAGCAATCCTCGCTTCCGTTGTGGGAAGCCAAGCGATCATCAGCGGCACATTCTCAATCATAAACCAAAGCCAGTCTCTCGGATGCTTCCCACGAGTCAAAGTCATCCACACATCAGACAAGATCCACGGCCAGATCTACATCCCCGAGATCAACTGGATGCTCATGGTCCTCTGCATCGCCGTCACCATCGGTTTCCGAGACGTCAAACACCTCGGAAACGCGTCGGGTTTAGCCGTGATGGCCGTGATGCTAGTGACTACATGTCTCATGTCGTTAGTCATAGTTCTATGCTGGCACAAGCCGCCGATACTAgctctcctcttcctcctcttcttcggATCGATAGAGCTTCTCTACTTCTCAGCCTCGCTCACCAAGTTCCGCGAAGGCGCGTGGCTCCCCATCCTCTTATCCCTCTTCTTCATGATCATCATGTTCGTCTGGCACTACGCAACCATCAAGAAGTACGAGTTCGATCTCCAGAACAAAGTCTCTCTAGAGTGGCTTCTTGCTTTAGGGCCAAGCCTAGGGATCTCTAGGGTTCCTGGTATAGGTTTGGTCTTCACGGACTTGACCTCAGGGATCCCGGCGAACTTCTCTCGGTTCGTCACCAACCTCCCTGCTTTCCACCGAGTCCTCGTCTTCGTCTGCGTCAAGTCCGTCCCTGTTCCTTTCGTTCCAGCAGCCGAGAGGTACTTAGTGGGCCGTGTTGGGCCTGTGGACCATCGTTCTTACAGATGCATTGTTAGGTACGGTTACCGTGATGTTCATCAAGACGTGGACTCGTTCGAGACGGAGCTCGTGAGCAAGCTTGGTGACTTCATACGCTACGACTGGCACAGAAGAACAACGACgcgagaggaggaggaggaggacacGGTCAGGTCCAACGAGTCCTCGAGCGAGTCGAGACTGGCTGTGATAGGGACAGTAGCGTACGAGATAGAAGAGAATCTCCAGCCGGAGAGCGTTTCCATCGGATTCACCACCGTTGAGAGCATGGAGGACGTGATAGAGATGGCGGCGCCACCAACCACAACGACCGTAAAGCGCGTTAGGTTTGCtgtggaagaggaggaggacgaGGAAGCGGAGGCGGAGCTGAGGAGCGAGCTGATGGATCTGGTGGCGGCGCAGGAGGCGGGGACGGCGTTTATATTGGGGCATTCGCATGTGAAGGCGAAGCAAGGTTCGTCGGTGATGAAGAGGTTGGCTGTTAATTTCGGTTATAACTTCTTGAGGAGGAACTGTAGAGGACCTGACGTGGCGCTCAAGGTACCGCCGGTTTCTCTTTTAGAAGTCGGTATGGTTTATGTCATTTgagttatttattatataaaaaaaagcaACCTAATTCG
It encodes:
- the LOC108833635 gene encoding uncharacterized protein LOC108833635, with protein sequence MVDLQEGLPVSSSSSSSSSSLPVSSSSSSSSSSSLSLSTMQFDIELWMVAEERAQEILNTIQPIIVSDRSRNEIVYYLQTLVKDRLGLEVFNFGSVPLKTYLPDGDIDLTVLTPQDKEEDLAKALCKMLEAEDGESDFDVTDVQYIQAQVKVIKCKIRNVAVDISFNQVAGLSALCFLEQVDQIFGRDHLFKRSIILVKAWCYYESRILGSNTGLISTYALAVLVLHIINISYASVSGPLAVLFKFLDYYASFDWGNNCVTVYGPVLISSLPDMKETEHHEVVLNEKFVRECMESYSFSTKAAEANGRYFPVRHFNIVDPLKHSNNLGRSVTQGNVQRLKHAFTLGARKIKDVLTLPGETMGWKLEKFFCNSLDRNGKGERLDVEEPVTAFGTGRSELSELRGDFEGYFQSLVYGKWFHGETQLWIPQGHDTNSWDNVNGQRSGFYWRRVDGATSLQNMRRSIGTGTFIPEMRQESYTNRSSSKPKTVKSLPSTSQS
- the LOC108832162 gene encoding precursor of CEP15, coding for MDARKINLHVLLLSFLLISEVPLILGLSTRGNTRSETEVLYGGEYSPAMKSRKLMATNLKVDYSGDYHDGASLASPSPPVPDYDDDIYKRQGDVPSPGIGH
- the LOC108832165 gene encoding potassium transporter 2, producing the protein MDLNFGKCCGSKKKESWRSVMLLAYQSLGVVYGDLSISPLYVFKSTFAEDIRHSETNEEIFGVLSFVFWTLTLVPLLKYVFIVLRADDNGEGGTFALYSLICRHVKVSLLPNRQVADEALSTYKLEHPPEKNHDSCVKRYLEKHKWLHTALLLLVLLGTCMVIGDGLLTPAISVFSAVSGLEMNMSKEHHQYAVIPITCFILVCLFALQHFGTHRVGFVFAPIVLTWLLCISGIGLYNIIQWNPHVYKALSPKYMFMFLRKTRVSGWMSLGGILLCITGAEAMFADLGHFNYAAIQIAFTFLVYPALILAYMGQAAYLSQHHNSAHAIGFYISVPKCVHWPVLMIAILASVVGSQAIISGTFSIINQSQSLGCFPRVKVIHTSDKIHGQIYIPEINWMLMVLCIAVTIGFRDVKHLGNASGLAVMAVMLVTTCLMSLVIVLCWHKPPILALLFLLFFGSIELLYFSASLTKFREGAWLPILLSLFFMIIMFVWHYATIKKYEFDLQNKVSLEWLLALGPSLGISRVPGIGLVFTDLTSGIPANFSRFVTNLPAFHRVLVFVCVKSVPVPFVPAAERYLVGRVGPVDHRSYRCIVRYGYRDVHQDVDSFETELVSKLGDFIRYDWHRRTTTREEEEEDTVRSNESSSESRLAVIGTVAYEIEENLQPESVSIGFTTVESMEDVIEMAAPPTTTTVKRVRFAVEEEEDEEAEAELRSELMDLVAAQEAGTAFILGHSHVKAKQGSSVMKRLAVNFGYNFLRRNCRGPDVALKVPPVSLLEVGMVYVI